One Vanrija pseudolonga chromosome 5, complete sequence genomic window, ActtgccctcgagcccgccggcgcggtaCAGCCGACGCACCTGCTCGCCAATGTCGAGGCGCcggtcgccctcgaggtaCTCCATCGCCTCCTTGTACGTATTTGGCACGACGGTGCGCCCAATCGGCTTGCGGTCGTTCTTGGCCATGGTGAAGTAGAATGTGTTGGTCTCGCGGCGTAgctgtggtgtgagtgggtgctGCAGGATGCTTCCGACAACAGCACTTACGCCAgtctcgacctcctcgacctcggcacggACACGGATATGCGCCCTAGCCTCGCCGTCCTGCCCGTCGACCGGCTGCGTCGTCTTGATAACCTTGGAGGTGAGGCggagcaccgcgccgatAGGCACGGGGAGACGGAACGTGATCTGGTCGAGGGACAGGAAGTGCATTGGCTCGTGGGCGAACATGGCGGCGTTGGTGAAGCAGAGCTCGCTGTGAGGCGCACGCGCGTCAGCGCAGGTGGCGGAGGGGTGTTTCGAGCGCCTCTCTACTCACAAAGCCATGCGCATCAGAATACCACCAAACACCTTGCCGTGCAGGTTGCGGTCCTGGGGGAACATGAGCTGGACGGATTGGATCTGCAATGTCAGCATAAACGCCATACCATGCCGCCCACCTCGGTATCCCGCATCTGCACAATCTTTTCGCCGTTCAGCTCCTCGTTGTTCTTGGCAACCTCAATCATGAGCGAGTGCACCTctgccgcctcctccttggacGGGGGCTTCTTGTCGAGCGAGCTCTGggagaaggcggcgcgcgagtcCTTGTGCTCCTGGCCAAAGTCCCAGAGCATCTTCTCTTCCGGCGTCTCGACAATCAGAGGCGGCACGCGACGCGCCTTGTGCgtcacggcgtcgcggcacACCATGGCGAATCTGCCCAGCATGAGCGTCTCGCTCTTGCCCGGCTCGCTGGGGCGCGTGCCCTCCATCTTGACGAAGACCTccatcgacgacgtgccggtCCATGTCACGAAGCCGGAGAACTTGAGGTCGCTGGAGCGTGGGTTAGTGGTGACGTTGGGGGCACAAGTTGGGGAGGGGAGGTGACAAACCGCGCCTGaacggcgccgtggccgtctCTGCCGGCTCGGCAAGCACACTTGCACGCACACGGTGCGTGGGATCGGAGCCCAGTAGCGAGGCATTGCCACAGCGAAATGCACACACGCGCACACGAATAACAGCATGCCACACACCCCGCACGGAGGATCGGCGCCAAGTATCCCCGCCGACGCAGTCCCCCGCTCCTGCCTATCCACTCACCGCACGTTCTGGTGGTTGAGCCGCCCAAACATGTCCAGCCTGTCAGCGCTCGCAGTGGCGAGGTACAGGCCTGCGCGCTTGGCCGCGTGGTGGAAGCtctcggcgggcgaggtgccgTCGTAGATGTTGGCTGGGAGGCAGTGGCGGTAggacacggcgccggcgagcgagtcgaggtcTGTAGCGGTCGCGCGTCAGCACGAGCGCGTGGGCGGGTGCTGCGGCCTGGTGGCATACTtacgctcgaggagcttgcccaTGCCTGAGGGTAGGTCAGCATGGTTGACAGCCGCTACTCGatcgccgcgcctcgcgcgagcgcagcgccgaACTCGACTCACGGAACCCGCCCGACGTGTTAACGTAGCGGTCGTACAGCTTGGGATCACTCGCCAGCGGCAGGTCAAAGGCGGTGTAACTCTCGCTCATGTGCcgcgggcggaggagctcctcctgctccttgGGCGTGAGGGGCACCTGGTCGCACCTGTCGTCCGAGGGCCGGAGGTCGGGGGACGAGTCGCTCTGCATCCACGGCACGGGGTGTGCGCGCATCAGCATCGGCTGGGGCTTTTGGATGCCCGAGTCGCCTGGGTGCGGGTTAGCTGCCATCACGCCCCTCGGCCAACCAACCCACCCTCGATATGCTTCAGCAGCCGGTCGATCTCGCCGAGCGTCAACAGGCTCTTCTTGGCactgctcgactcggcggcattattgcgcgccgcggtcgtcgcgagcgtgcggaGCATTGGTAGCGGCGTTGGGCGCGAACGCGCAagggggcgggcgaggaggggt contains:
- the Acot9 gene encoding Acyl-coenzyme A thioesterase 9, mitochondrial, whose protein sequence is MRLAAPLLRATPLLARPLARSRPTPLPMLRTLATTAARNNAAESSSAKKSLLTLGEIDRLLKHIEGDSGIQKPQPMLMRAHPVPWMQSDSSPDLRPSDDRCDQVPLTPKEQEELLRPRHMSESYTAFDLPLASDPKLYDRYVNTSGGFRMGKLLEHLDSLAGAVSYRHCLPANIYDGTSPAESFHHAAKRAGLYLATASADRLDMFGRLNHQNVRDLKFSGFVTWTGTSSMEVFVKMEGTRPSEPGKSETLMLGRFAMVCRDAVTHKARRVPPLIVETPEEKMLWDFGQEHKDSRAAFSQSSLDKKPPSKEEAAEVHSLMIEVAKNNEELNGEKIVQMRDTEIQSVQLMFPQDRNLHGKVFGGILMRMAFELCFTNAAMFAHEPMHFLSLDQITFRLPVPIGAVLRLTSKVIKTTQPVDGQDGEARAHIRVRAEVEEVETGLRRETNTFYFTMAKNDRKPIGRTVVPNTYKEAMEYLEGDRRLDIGEQVRRLYRAGGLEGK